The proteins below are encoded in one region of Lactuca sativa cultivar Salinas chromosome 3, Lsat_Salinas_v11, whole genome shotgun sequence:
- the LOC111879071 gene encoding uncharacterized protein LOC111879071, protein MDTGTQPRPQPQPPRRPPTEPLRQQGNGDFTAIVTVLFAFIAIASLVLIPSSSPNLKNSLTVLHQVPEGHVGVYWLGGALQKTTTTPGFHLKLPIITHYEPVQVTLQTDLVRDIPCGTKGGVMINFDRIEVVNRLKKESVYDTLLNYGVEYDHTWIYDKIHHEINQFCSVHSLQEVYIDMFDQIDETMKDALQADCTRYAPGIEIISVRVTKPRIPESVRRNFEQMEEERTKVLVSVERQRVAEKEAETQKKIAISEAEKNAHVSKIIMEQKLMEKDSLRLQEEISNRMYLAREKSLADAKYYQTMREAEANKLKLTPQFLELKFIEAITNNSKMFFGNKIPNMVLGQRLLGNFLQEVEGRTNLEAA, encoded by the exons ATGGACACCGGAACGCAACCGAGGCCGCAACCACAACCGCCACGCCGACCGCCGACGGAACCACTTCGTCAACAAGGAAATGGCGATTTCACGGCAATTGTCACCGTTCTATTTGCCTTCATTGCTATTGCCTCCCTT GTTTTGATTCCATCTTCATCACCAAACTTGAAGAACAGCTTAACAGTCTTGCATCAAGTTCCTGAAGGTCATGTTGGGGTTTACTGGCTAGGGGGTGCCCTTCAAAAGACAACTACAACTCCAG GTTTTCACCTGAAGTTACCTATCATTACCCATTACGAGCCTGTCCAGGTCACCCTTCAGACAGATCTG gTGAGAGACATTCCTTGTGGGACAAAAGGGGGTGTTATGATAAACTTTGACAGGATAGAG GTTGTTAATCGCCTGAAAAAGGAATCTGTGTATGACACCCTTCTCAACTATGGTGTAGAGTATGACCATACTTGGATATATGACAAAATTCATCATGAAATCAATCAATTCTGCAGTGTTCACTCCCTTCAAGAAGTTTACATTGACATGTTTGATCag ATTGATGAAACAATGAAAGATGCTCTTCAAGCTGATTGTACGCGTTATGCACCAGGCATAGAGATTATCAGTGTTCGTGTCACAAAGCCTAGAATTCCAGAAAGTGTAAGGAGAAACTTTGAGCAGATGGAAGAAGAACGCACCAAG GTGTTGGTATCGGTAGAAAGGCAGAGGGTTGCTGAGAAAGAGGCGGAAACACAAAAGAAGATTGCTATTTCGGAAGCTGAGAAGAATGCTCATGTTAGCAAGATTATAATGGAACAGAAATTAATGGAAAAAGATAGTTTGAGGCTGCAAGAAGAAATTTCAAATAGAATGTATCTTGCCCGAGAAAAGAGTTTGGCTGATGCCAAATATTATCAGACTATGAGAGAAGCTGAAGCAAATAAGCTGAAGCTTACACCCCAATTCTTGGAGCTTAAATTCATTGAGGCAATCACTAATAACTCTAAAATGTTCTTTGGAAACAAG ATACCGAATATGGTGTTGGGTCAAAGGTTGCTTGGGAACTTCTTGCAAGAGGTGGAAGGAAGAACCAATTTGGAAGCAGCATAG
- the LOC111879079 gene encoding uncharacterized protein LOC111879079 — translation MPATTSSCSWPPAWTWLLLNFFLFLPKIPSSHVPPIVPTCRDKCGNLTIKYPFGSDFGCGHPDFARYIKCTSGELRFSSGTGIYSVSSIDYTTATLVLTDLFMSTCSSMQNSGSFRLDRGNPFTLSSQDTFILLGCSRTSPVFDPNEDLCDTGSGLHLCRGMYSCEGVTGIGLEPNAPVSSCCVYQPVIDFGSGYWLDLPKLQCSSYVSMYGFGGDETDPMKWQFGISLEYNNSYYTDTCKSCEASGGFCGFAGLTQSFSCICRGGGNSTTNCFGRGYAWSGTWRHKIQTKISFGGILLLWVVLLL, via the exons ATGCCTGCTACAACAAGCTCATGTTCATGGCCACCGGCATGGACATGGCTACTTCTCAACTTCTTCCTCTTTCTCCCTAAAATACCCTCATCCCACGTACCTCCCATCGTCCCTACCTGCAGGGACAAATGTGGAAATCTCACTATCAAGTACCCTTTCGGCTCCGACTTCGGCTGTGGCCATCCGGATTTCGCTAGATACATAAAATGCACCTCCGGCGAGCTCCGGTTCTCCTCCGGCACCGGAATTTACAGTGTCTCAAGCATAGATTACACCACTGCCACCCTCGTCCTCACTGATCTCTTCATGTCAACATGTTCTTCCATGCAAAACTCCGGCAGCTTTCGCCTGGATCGGGGCAACCCGTTTACGTTATCGTCACAAGATACATTTATCCTACTTGGGTGCTCCAGGACTTCGCCTGTGTTCGACCCGAACGAGGATTTGTGTGATACGGGTTCGGGTTTGCATCTTTGTAGGGGAATGTATTCTTGTGAAGGGGTTACCGGAATCGGGTTGGAACCAAATGCGCCTGTTTCGAGCTGTTGTGTTTATCAACCCGTTATAGATTTCGGGTCGGGTTACTGGTTGGATCTACCGAAACTTCAGTGTTCGTCTTATGTTTCGATGTATGGATTCGGTGGTGATGAAACGGATCCGATGAAATGGCAATTTGGTATTTCTTTGGAGTATAATAACTCGTATTATACTGACACGTGTAAGAGTTGTGAAGCGAGTGGTGGGTTTTGTGGGTTTGCTGGGTTGACTCAGTCCTTTTCTTGCATTTGTCGTGGTGGTGGGAACTCAACGACTAATTGCTTTGGACGAG GGTATGCTTGGAGTGGGACATGGAGACACAAAATTCAAACCAAGATAAGTTTTGGAG GAATTTTGCTCTTGTGGGTGGTGCTTCTCCTTTAA